The following are encoded in a window of Glandiceps talaboti chromosome 5, keGlaTala1.1, whole genome shotgun sequence genomic DNA:
- the LOC144435655 gene encoding uncharacterized protein LOC144435655 isoform X2 — translation MVVPIYKDKKKYDQPNSMINVQKNKRLLALKLKQRRSREELVNQGIMPPLKTSPALYESRQRLARAQVGDHLQRKIRMRPDRAELVKHHILEDTTVEPFVHNNQMRLKRARLSSDLNEKLKNRPGPLELIEGNILKTEPEVEDAVKSGEVPFMKTNSMDVGDVDVFNDDIQDTSNDFILPPQQTNAVLSAAACAAPIPSPPDLGPLLEKMHPETDQFQDSKSLLSQQHVFSWNATGQPNFNFSAGTASVTNAINKVTQVVTQQQQQQQEQATQSMKLTQSKQVKKNKPKKAKPKEIKFHEYKPPNEQANKKEPEPVLDSSYNVLLQQQQLLLQLQLQIQQHSPQGQFILPSAANGILQSNTANAILQGQPLQQQQQLTNLAIATSPDSISVASNAVPTTSSSSGGSVNTTYSSHHKSSRSNLEDMKVPELRAELKSRGLPVSGTKQQLLERLKTAKCKASSVSSPEPSPSSVMSPDISSMHKVASSPDMVTEESTASTTTSAPASVSSPPVSPSTSDLNCSMNIPASPMSLTDPLSPPQVHTISQSQHPLAGVTSPVKVSAPTQNVILSTQPAVTSPPLTLSVASPESSIPNTVNVAPMDIDSSSNSSEIMDYSDPHKSNYLLMQQRMLIGQLQRQLQSTTRQLQEREKQVKQLELSQPETGIQSLIITPQPTTQPQQLQQQQQQQQQQQQQQQQQQQQPPPPPPPPPPPPAINILVNPQPHAPSPTLRHQAPPVPNLFDDDKPPQQVILALPNGGQTLILPTSAAHAVTTKSASMPSSPTESNHLPATTSGLHKSHTNPSFPPPSYSEAISRKNVTDVRSQELEDLLEILIQNGYKPPSTPRATEAHHIPSVATTTSNLASTTFPGAVTASTGSGSTTVLFASVPLTLSPQNIPTSNTIVVGHPVSLAPSSTVVAGTNTTVVNTLTTATTSTTSLNRQAPPALKITTEINAHARGDILSNSFPQHRFVKELPMDIDSGDPNLASLDLIKPDKDMLDLQINRYNAVDLPKVKIEHSESDSNLNSHCQHALGNQSSVDSDLDWLSLINATGTGLTPVTSSAPITNFSLDSGIGTPGFGGDPFNLNFLDLTDVSTPTELHHLEGDQLDNIPID, via the exons ATGGTTGTACCAATCTATAAAGATAAGAAGAAGTACGATCAACCTAATTCCATGATAAATGTGCAGAAAAATAAAAGAT TACTTGCACTGAAATTGAAACAGAGAAGATCGCGAGAAGAACTTGTAAACCAGGGAATTATGCCAC CATTGAAGACTTCACCAGCACTCTATGAATCGAGACAAAGATTAGCAAGGGCACAG GTGGGAGATCATCTGCAACGGAAGATCCGAATGAGACCAGATAGAGCAGAATTGGTCAAACATCATATTTTAGAAG ATACCACAGTTGAACCGTTTGTTCACAACAATCAAATGAGACTGAAACGAGCAAGACTTTCCAGTGACCTGAATGAGAAACTTAAGAACAGACCAGGGCCTTTAGAATTAATTGAAGGAAATATCTTGAAAACGGAACCAGAAGTTGAAGATGCTGTCAAGA GTGGTGAAGTACCGTTTATGAAGACCAACAGTATGGATGTTGGTGATGTGGATGTGTTTAATGATGATATACAAGACACAAGCAATGATTTCATCTTACCTCCTCAGCAAACCAATGCAGTGTTGTCTGCCGCAGCATGTGCAGCACCCATTCCATCACCACCAGATCTTGGGCCATTGTTAGAGAAAATGCACCCAGAGACGGACCAATTCCAAGACAGCAAGAGTCTGCTTTCTCAACAGCATGTTTTTAGTTGGAATGCTACTGGTCAGCCAAATTTCAACTTCTCAGCTGGTACAGCCAGTGTTACGAAtgccatcaacaaagttactcaAGTTGTTacacagcaacagcaacagcaacaagaACAAGCTACACAATCAATGAAGTTGACACAGTCAAAACAAGTAAAGAAAAACAAACCTAAGAAGGCTAAACCCAAGGAAATCAAATTTCACGAGTACAAACCCCCAAATGAGCAAGCAAATAAGAAAGAGCCTGAACCTGTCTTGGACTCTTCGTATAATGTACTGCTACAACAGCAACAGTTATTGCTGCAGTTACAGTTGCAGATACAGCAGCATTCTCCACAAGGACAGTTTATATTGCCAAGTGCAGCAAATGGTATCCTGCAGTCGAATACAGCAAATGCAATACTACAAGGGCAACCCCttcagcagcagcaacaacttACAAATTTAGCAATAGCCACTAGCCCAGACTCTATTTCAGTCGCTTCAAATGCGGTGCCCACAACATCATCGTCTAGTGGAGGCTCTGTAAACACCACATATAGCAGTCACCATAAGTCATCAAGAAGTAATCTAGAAGACATGAAGGTGCCTGAACTTAGAGCAGAACTCAAGAGTCGAGGGCTTCCAGTGTCTGGTACCAAGCAGCAATTGCTGGAGAGACTGAAGACGGCCAAATGCAAAGCCAGTTCAGTAAGCTCACCAGAACCAAGTCCTTCCTCTGTCATGTCTCCAGATATATCCAGTATGCACAAGGTTGCAAGTTCCCCTGATATGGTAACTGAAGAGAGTACAGCAAGTACCACCACTAGTGCACCAGCGTCGGTGAGCTCACCACCTGTGTCACCAAGCACTTCAGATCTCAACTGCTCCATGAACATACCAGCATCTCCCATGAGTCTGACAGATCCATTGTCACCACCACAGGTTCATACAATCAGTCAAAGTCAGCACCCACTTGCTGGTGTCACAAGTCCAGTTAAGGTATCTGCACCAACACAGAATGTCATACTGTCAACACAGCCAGCAGTTACTAGTCCACCGCTAACACTAAGTGTTGCATCTCCAGAATCATCAATACCAAATACTGTCAATGTGGCTCCAATGGATATTGATTCATCCAGTAATTCATCTGAGATTATGGACTACAGTGATCCCCACAAAAGCAACTATCTTCTCATGCAGCAGAGAATGCTGATAGGACAGCTGCAGCGACAATTGCAGTCAACGACAAGACAGTTGCAGGAGCGCGAGAAGCAAGTGAAACAACTGGAACTGAGTCAACCAGAGACAGGCATCCAGTCCTTGATTATTACACCACAACCAACAACTCAGCCACagcaactacaacaacaacaacaacaacaacaacaacaacagcagcagcaacaacaacaacaacaacagccaccacccccaccacctcCTCCACCACCTCCCCCAGCTATCAACATTCTGGTGAATCCCCAGCCACATGCGCCATCACCAACCCTCAGGCATCAGGCGCCACCGGTACCAAACCTCTTTGACGATGACAAACCACCTCAGCAGGTAATTTTAGCCTTACCTAACGGTGGCCAAACTCTAATTTTACCGACCAGTGCAGCCCATGCAGTGACAACTAAGTCAGCATCAATGCCAAGTAGCCCCACAGAGTCAAACCATTTACCTGCTACTACTTCAGGATTACATAAATCTCACACCAATCCTTCTTTTCCACCACCATCTTATAGTGAGGCTATTAGCAGGAAAAAc GTGACTGATGTCAGGAGTCAAGAACTTGAAGATTTGTTGGAGATACTCATTCAGAATGGAT ATAAACCACCATCAACACCAAGGGCTACTGAGGCACATCATATCCCTTCTGTAGCAACGACTACATCCAATTTGGCATCAACAACTTTCCCAGGAGCTGTAACAGCAAGCACAGGATCGGGTTCCACTACTGTTTTGTTTGCCTCTGTACCTTTAACACTGTCTCCACAGAACATACCCACAAGCAATACCATTGTCGTTGGTCACCCTGTGTCCTTAGCTCCTAGCTCAACAGTTGTCGCGGGAACAAATACCACCGTTGTTAATACGTTAACCACAGCAACTACATCTACTACGTCACTGAACAGACAAGCACCACCGGCACTGAAAATAACAACAGAAATCAATGCACATGCCAGGGGAGATATACTGTCGAATTCATTCCCACAGCATCGTTTTGTAAAAGAACTACCCATGGACATCGATAGTGGTGATCCAAATCTTGCATCACTTGATTTGATCAAACCTGATAAGGACATGTTAGATTTGCAAATTAATCGCTACAATGCTGTAGACTTGCCAAAAGTTAAAATTGAACACAGTGAATCGGATTCCAACTTGAACTCGCATTGCCAACATGCACTCGGCAACCAGTCTAGCGTAGATTCAGATCTGGACTGGCTTAGTTTGATCAATGCAACAGGCACTGGTCTCACACCAGTCACCAGCTCAGCCCCCATCACTAATTTTTCACTGGACTCTGGCATTGGAACACCAGGTTTTGGTGGCGATCCATTCAACCTTAACTTTCTGGACCTTACAGATGTGAGCACACCTACTGAGTTACATCATTTGGAAGGTGACCAGCTTGATAACATACCAATTGATTGA
- the LOC144435655 gene encoding uncharacterized protein LOC144435655 isoform X1, whose amino-acid sequence MSQPVLATTGTATITTISMDDIQAASHSSGQRMFHEGVTLRNNLTKKKDVLALKLKQRRSREELVNQGIMPPLKTSPALYESRQRLARAQVGDHLQRKIRMRPDRAELVKHHILEDTTVEPFVHNNQMRLKRARLSSDLNEKLKNRPGPLELIEGNILKTEPEVEDAVKSGEVPFMKTNSMDVGDVDVFNDDIQDTSNDFILPPQQTNAVLSAAACAAPIPSPPDLGPLLEKMHPETDQFQDSKSLLSQQHVFSWNATGQPNFNFSAGTASVTNAINKVTQVVTQQQQQQQEQATQSMKLTQSKQVKKNKPKKAKPKEIKFHEYKPPNEQANKKEPEPVLDSSYNVLLQQQQLLLQLQLQIQQHSPQGQFILPSAANGILQSNTANAILQGQPLQQQQQLTNLAIATSPDSISVASNAVPTTSSSSGGSVNTTYSSHHKSSRSNLEDMKVPELRAELKSRGLPVSGTKQQLLERLKTAKCKASSVSSPEPSPSSVMSPDISSMHKVASSPDMVTEESTASTTTSAPASVSSPPVSPSTSDLNCSMNIPASPMSLTDPLSPPQVHTISQSQHPLAGVTSPVKVSAPTQNVILSTQPAVTSPPLTLSVASPESSIPNTVNVAPMDIDSSSNSSEIMDYSDPHKSNYLLMQQRMLIGQLQRQLQSTTRQLQEREKQVKQLELSQPETGIQSLIITPQPTTQPQQLQQQQQQQQQQQQQQQQQQQQPPPPPPPPPPPPAINILVNPQPHAPSPTLRHQAPPVPNLFDDDKPPQQVILALPNGGQTLILPTSAAHAVTTKSASMPSSPTESNHLPATTSGLHKSHTNPSFPPPSYSEAISRKNVTDVRSQELEDLLEILIQNGYKPPSTPRATEAHHIPSVATTTSNLASTTFPGAVTASTGSGSTTVLFASVPLTLSPQNIPTSNTIVVGHPVSLAPSSTVVAGTNTTVVNTLTTATTSTTSLNRQAPPALKITTEINAHARGDILSNSFPQHRFVKELPMDIDSGDPNLASLDLIKPDKDMLDLQINRYNAVDLPKVKIEHSESDSNLNSHCQHALGNQSSVDSDLDWLSLINATGTGLTPVTSSAPITNFSLDSGIGTPGFGGDPFNLNFLDLTDVSTPTELHHLEGDQLDNIPID is encoded by the exons TACTTGCACTGAAATTGAAACAGAGAAGATCGCGAGAAGAACTTGTAAACCAGGGAATTATGCCAC CATTGAAGACTTCACCAGCACTCTATGAATCGAGACAAAGATTAGCAAGGGCACAG GTGGGAGATCATCTGCAACGGAAGATCCGAATGAGACCAGATAGAGCAGAATTGGTCAAACATCATATTTTAGAAG ATACCACAGTTGAACCGTTTGTTCACAACAATCAAATGAGACTGAAACGAGCAAGACTTTCCAGTGACCTGAATGAGAAACTTAAGAACAGACCAGGGCCTTTAGAATTAATTGAAGGAAATATCTTGAAAACGGAACCAGAAGTTGAAGATGCTGTCAAGA GTGGTGAAGTACCGTTTATGAAGACCAACAGTATGGATGTTGGTGATGTGGATGTGTTTAATGATGATATACAAGACACAAGCAATGATTTCATCTTACCTCCTCAGCAAACCAATGCAGTGTTGTCTGCCGCAGCATGTGCAGCACCCATTCCATCACCACCAGATCTTGGGCCATTGTTAGAGAAAATGCACCCAGAGACGGACCAATTCCAAGACAGCAAGAGTCTGCTTTCTCAACAGCATGTTTTTAGTTGGAATGCTACTGGTCAGCCAAATTTCAACTTCTCAGCTGGTACAGCCAGTGTTACGAAtgccatcaacaaagttactcaAGTTGTTacacagcaacagcaacagcaacaagaACAAGCTACACAATCAATGAAGTTGACACAGTCAAAACAAGTAAAGAAAAACAAACCTAAGAAGGCTAAACCCAAGGAAATCAAATTTCACGAGTACAAACCCCCAAATGAGCAAGCAAATAAGAAAGAGCCTGAACCTGTCTTGGACTCTTCGTATAATGTACTGCTACAACAGCAACAGTTATTGCTGCAGTTACAGTTGCAGATACAGCAGCATTCTCCACAAGGACAGTTTATATTGCCAAGTGCAGCAAATGGTATCCTGCAGTCGAATACAGCAAATGCAATACTACAAGGGCAACCCCttcagcagcagcaacaacttACAAATTTAGCAATAGCCACTAGCCCAGACTCTATTTCAGTCGCTTCAAATGCGGTGCCCACAACATCATCGTCTAGTGGAGGCTCTGTAAACACCACATATAGCAGTCACCATAAGTCATCAAGAAGTAATCTAGAAGACATGAAGGTGCCTGAACTTAGAGCAGAACTCAAGAGTCGAGGGCTTCCAGTGTCTGGTACCAAGCAGCAATTGCTGGAGAGACTGAAGACGGCCAAATGCAAAGCCAGTTCAGTAAGCTCACCAGAACCAAGTCCTTCCTCTGTCATGTCTCCAGATATATCCAGTATGCACAAGGTTGCAAGTTCCCCTGATATGGTAACTGAAGAGAGTACAGCAAGTACCACCACTAGTGCACCAGCGTCGGTGAGCTCACCACCTGTGTCACCAAGCACTTCAGATCTCAACTGCTCCATGAACATACCAGCATCTCCCATGAGTCTGACAGATCCATTGTCACCACCACAGGTTCATACAATCAGTCAAAGTCAGCACCCACTTGCTGGTGTCACAAGTCCAGTTAAGGTATCTGCACCAACACAGAATGTCATACTGTCAACACAGCCAGCAGTTACTAGTCCACCGCTAACACTAAGTGTTGCATCTCCAGAATCATCAATACCAAATACTGTCAATGTGGCTCCAATGGATATTGATTCATCCAGTAATTCATCTGAGATTATGGACTACAGTGATCCCCACAAAAGCAACTATCTTCTCATGCAGCAGAGAATGCTGATAGGACAGCTGCAGCGACAATTGCAGTCAACGACAAGACAGTTGCAGGAGCGCGAGAAGCAAGTGAAACAACTGGAACTGAGTCAACCAGAGACAGGCATCCAGTCCTTGATTATTACACCACAACCAACAACTCAGCCACagcaactacaacaacaacaacaacaacaacaacaacaacagcagcagcaacaacaacaacaacaacagccaccacccccaccacctcCTCCACCACCTCCCCCAGCTATCAACATTCTGGTGAATCCCCAGCCACATGCGCCATCACCAACCCTCAGGCATCAGGCGCCACCGGTACCAAACCTCTTTGACGATGACAAACCACCTCAGCAGGTAATTTTAGCCTTACCTAACGGTGGCCAAACTCTAATTTTACCGACCAGTGCAGCCCATGCAGTGACAACTAAGTCAGCATCAATGCCAAGTAGCCCCACAGAGTCAAACCATTTACCTGCTACTACTTCAGGATTACATAAATCTCACACCAATCCTTCTTTTCCACCACCATCTTATAGTGAGGCTATTAGCAGGAAAAAc GTGACTGATGTCAGGAGTCAAGAACTTGAAGATTTGTTGGAGATACTCATTCAGAATGGAT ATAAACCACCATCAACACCAAGGGCTACTGAGGCACATCATATCCCTTCTGTAGCAACGACTACATCCAATTTGGCATCAACAACTTTCCCAGGAGCTGTAACAGCAAGCACAGGATCGGGTTCCACTACTGTTTTGTTTGCCTCTGTACCTTTAACACTGTCTCCACAGAACATACCCACAAGCAATACCATTGTCGTTGGTCACCCTGTGTCCTTAGCTCCTAGCTCAACAGTTGTCGCGGGAACAAATACCACCGTTGTTAATACGTTAACCACAGCAACTACATCTACTACGTCACTGAACAGACAAGCACCACCGGCACTGAAAATAACAACAGAAATCAATGCACATGCCAGGGGAGATATACTGTCGAATTCATTCCCACAGCATCGTTTTGTAAAAGAACTACCCATGGACATCGATAGTGGTGATCCAAATCTTGCATCACTTGATTTGATCAAACCTGATAAGGACATGTTAGATTTGCAAATTAATCGCTACAATGCTGTAGACTTGCCAAAAGTTAAAATTGAACACAGTGAATCGGATTCCAACTTGAACTCGCATTGCCAACATGCACTCGGCAACCAGTCTAGCGTAGATTCAGATCTGGACTGGCTTAGTTTGATCAATGCAACAGGCACTGGTCTCACACCAGTCACCAGCTCAGCCCCCATCACTAATTTTTCACTGGACTCTGGCATTGGAACACCAGGTTTTGGTGGCGATCCATTCAACCTTAACTTTCTGGACCTTACAGATGTGAGCACACCTACTGAGTTACATCATTTGGAAGGTGACCAGCTTGATAACATACCAATTGATTGA
- the LOC144435655 gene encoding uncharacterized protein LOC144435655 isoform X4, with protein MSQPVLATTGTATITTISMDDIQAASHSSGQRMFHEGVTLRNNLTKKKDVLALKLKQRRSREELVNQGIMPPLKTSPALYESRQRLARAQVGDHLQRKIRMRPDRAELVKHHILEDTTVEPFVHNNQMRLKRARLSSDLNEKLKNRPGPLELIEGNILKTEPEVEDAVKSGEVPFMKTNSMDVGDVDVFNDDIQDTSNDFILPPQQTNAVLSAAACAAPIPSPPDLGPLLEKMHPETDQFQDSKSLLSQQHVFSWNATGQPNFNFSAGTASVTNAINKVTQVVTQQQQQQQEQATQSMKLTQSKQVKKNKPKKAKPKEIKFHEYKPPNEQANKKEPEPVLDSSYNVLLQQQQLLLQLQLQIQQHSPQGQFILPSAANGILQSNTANAILQGQPLQQQQQLTNLAIATSPDSISVASNAVPTTSSSSGGSVNTTYSSHHKSSRSNLEDMKVPELRAELKSRGLPVSGTKQQLLERLKTAKCKASSVSSPEPSPSSVMSPDISSMHKVASSPDMVTEESTASTTTSAPASVSSPPVSPSTSDLNCSMNIPASPMSLTDPLSPPQVHTISQSQHPLAGVTSPVKVSAPTQNVILSTQPAVTSPPLTLSVASPESSIPNTVNVAPMDIDSSSNSSEIMDYSDPHKSNYLLMQQRMLIGQLQRQLQSTTRQLQEREKQVKQLELSQPETGIQSLIITPQPTTQPQQLQQQQQQQQQQQQQQQQQQQQPPPPPPPPPPPPAINILVNPQPHAPSPTLRHQAPPVPNLFDDDKPPQQVTDVRSQELEDLLEILIQNGYKPPSTPRATEAHHIPSVATTTSNLASTTFPGAVTASTGSGSTTVLFASVPLTLSPQNIPTSNTIVVGHPVSLAPSSTVVAGTNTTVVNTLTTATTSTTSLNRQAPPALKITTEINAHARGDILSNSFPQHRFVKELPMDIDSGDPNLASLDLIKPDKDMLDLQINRYNAVDLPKVKIEHSESDSNLNSHCQHALGNQSSVDSDLDWLSLINATGTGLTPVTSSAPITNFSLDSGIGTPGFGGDPFNLNFLDLTDVSTPTELHHLEGDQLDNIPID; from the exons TACTTGCACTGAAATTGAAACAGAGAAGATCGCGAGAAGAACTTGTAAACCAGGGAATTATGCCAC CATTGAAGACTTCACCAGCACTCTATGAATCGAGACAAAGATTAGCAAGGGCACAG GTGGGAGATCATCTGCAACGGAAGATCCGAATGAGACCAGATAGAGCAGAATTGGTCAAACATCATATTTTAGAAG ATACCACAGTTGAACCGTTTGTTCACAACAATCAAATGAGACTGAAACGAGCAAGACTTTCCAGTGACCTGAATGAGAAACTTAAGAACAGACCAGGGCCTTTAGAATTAATTGAAGGAAATATCTTGAAAACGGAACCAGAAGTTGAAGATGCTGTCAAGA GTGGTGAAGTACCGTTTATGAAGACCAACAGTATGGATGTTGGTGATGTGGATGTGTTTAATGATGATATACAAGACACAAGCAATGATTTCATCTTACCTCCTCAGCAAACCAATGCAGTGTTGTCTGCCGCAGCATGTGCAGCACCCATTCCATCACCACCAGATCTTGGGCCATTGTTAGAGAAAATGCACCCAGAGACGGACCAATTCCAAGACAGCAAGAGTCTGCTTTCTCAACAGCATGTTTTTAGTTGGAATGCTACTGGTCAGCCAAATTTCAACTTCTCAGCTGGTACAGCCAGTGTTACGAAtgccatcaacaaagttactcaAGTTGTTacacagcaacagcaacagcaacaagaACAAGCTACACAATCAATGAAGTTGACACAGTCAAAACAAGTAAAGAAAAACAAACCTAAGAAGGCTAAACCCAAGGAAATCAAATTTCACGAGTACAAACCCCCAAATGAGCAAGCAAATAAGAAAGAGCCTGAACCTGTCTTGGACTCTTCGTATAATGTACTGCTACAACAGCAACAGTTATTGCTGCAGTTACAGTTGCAGATACAGCAGCATTCTCCACAAGGACAGTTTATATTGCCAAGTGCAGCAAATGGTATCCTGCAGTCGAATACAGCAAATGCAATACTACAAGGGCAACCCCttcagcagcagcaacaacttACAAATTTAGCAATAGCCACTAGCCCAGACTCTATTTCAGTCGCTTCAAATGCGGTGCCCACAACATCATCGTCTAGTGGAGGCTCTGTAAACACCACATATAGCAGTCACCATAAGTCATCAAGAAGTAATCTAGAAGACATGAAGGTGCCTGAACTTAGAGCAGAACTCAAGAGTCGAGGGCTTCCAGTGTCTGGTACCAAGCAGCAATTGCTGGAGAGACTGAAGACGGCCAAATGCAAAGCCAGTTCAGTAAGCTCACCAGAACCAAGTCCTTCCTCTGTCATGTCTCCAGATATATCCAGTATGCACAAGGTTGCAAGTTCCCCTGATATGGTAACTGAAGAGAGTACAGCAAGTACCACCACTAGTGCACCAGCGTCGGTGAGCTCACCACCTGTGTCACCAAGCACTTCAGATCTCAACTGCTCCATGAACATACCAGCATCTCCCATGAGTCTGACAGATCCATTGTCACCACCACAGGTTCATACAATCAGTCAAAGTCAGCACCCACTTGCTGGTGTCACAAGTCCAGTTAAGGTATCTGCACCAACACAGAATGTCATACTGTCAACACAGCCAGCAGTTACTAGTCCACCGCTAACACTAAGTGTTGCATCTCCAGAATCATCAATACCAAATACTGTCAATGTGGCTCCAATGGATATTGATTCATCCAGTAATTCATCTGAGATTATGGACTACAGTGATCCCCACAAAAGCAACTATCTTCTCATGCAGCAGAGAATGCTGATAGGACAGCTGCAGCGACAATTGCAGTCAACGACAAGACAGTTGCAGGAGCGCGAGAAGCAAGTGAAACAACTGGAACTGAGTCAACCAGAGACAGGCATCCAGTCCTTGATTATTACACCACAACCAACAACTCAGCCACagcaactacaacaacaacaacaacaacaacaacaacaacagcagcagcaacaacaacaacaacaacagccaccacccccaccacctcCTCCACCACCTCCCCCAGCTATCAACATTCTGGTGAATCCCCAGCCACATGCGCCATCACCAACCCTCAGGCATCAGGCGCCACCGGTACCAAACCTCTTTGACGATGACAAACCACCTCAGCAG GTGACTGATGTCAGGAGTCAAGAACTTGAAGATTTGTTGGAGATACTCATTCAGAATGGAT ATAAACCACCATCAACACCAAGGGCTACTGAGGCACATCATATCCCTTCTGTAGCAACGACTACATCCAATTTGGCATCAACAACTTTCCCAGGAGCTGTAACAGCAAGCACAGGATCGGGTTCCACTACTGTTTTGTTTGCCTCTGTACCTTTAACACTGTCTCCACAGAACATACCCACAAGCAATACCATTGTCGTTGGTCACCCTGTGTCCTTAGCTCCTAGCTCAACAGTTGTCGCGGGAACAAATACCACCGTTGTTAATACGTTAACCACAGCAACTACATCTACTACGTCACTGAACAGACAAGCACCACCGGCACTGAAAATAACAACAGAAATCAATGCACATGCCAGGGGAGATATACTGTCGAATTCATTCCCACAGCATCGTTTTGTAAAAGAACTACCCATGGACATCGATAGTGGTGATCCAAATCTTGCATCACTTGATTTGATCAAACCTGATAAGGACATGTTAGATTTGCAAATTAATCGCTACAATGCTGTAGACTTGCCAAAAGTTAAAATTGAACACAGTGAATCGGATTCCAACTTGAACTCGCATTGCCAACATGCACTCGGCAACCAGTCTAGCGTAGATTCAGATCTGGACTGGCTTAGTTTGATCAATGCAACAGGCACTGGTCTCACACCAGTCACCAGCTCAGCCCCCATCACTAATTTTTCACTGGACTCTGGCATTGGAACACCAGGTTTTGGTGGCGATCCATTCAACCTTAACTTTCTGGACCTTACAGATGTGAGCACACCTACTGAGTTACATCATTTGGAAGGTGACCAGCTTGATAACATACCAATTGATTGA